From a single Glycine soja cultivar W05 chromosome 19, ASM419377v2, whole genome shotgun sequence genomic region:
- the LOC114399569 gene encoding NAC domain-containing protein 90-like — protein sequence MENMPPGYRFYPTEEELISFYLHNKLEGEREDMNRVIPVVDIYDYNPSELPQISGEASMRDTEQWFFFIPRQESEARGGRPKRLTTTGYWKATGSPNHVYSSDNRIIGIKRTMVFYSGRAPNGTKTDWKMNEYTAIKTSSSSPTLRKEFNLCRVYKKSKCLTAFDRRPPPRRDTESYSGAQNVEEQQKGSTSYDDYHHKMVERSATCSPAESSSSGDHDQPPLHGEEATQMDVDNNDDPFLDWEKVDMFLGSEP from the exons ATGGAAAATATGCCACCAGGTTATCGTTTCTACCCCACAGAAGAGGAGCTGATTTCGTTCTATCTTCACAACAAGCTTGAAGGAGAAAGGGAAGACATGAATCGAGTTATTCCAGTCGTTGATATATACGACTACAACCCATCTGAACTCCCAC AAATTTCAGGAGAGGCAAGTATGAGAGACACGGAGCAATGGTTTTTTTTCATTCCGAGGCAAGAGAGTGAAGCGAGAGGAGGGAGACCAAAGCGTCTCACAACTACAGGGTACTGGAAGGCAACAGGGTCTCCTAATCATGTTTATTCTTCGGATAATCGCATCATCGGAATTAAAAGGACTATGGTTTTCTATAGTGGAAGAGCTCCAAACGGAACCAAAACCGATTGGAAGATGAATGAGTACACTGCCATCAAAACATCATCCTCTAGTCCCACG CTAAGGAAGGAATTCAATTTATGCAGAGTGTACAAAAAATCAAAGTGTTTGACAGCATTTGATAGACGACCACCGCCAAGGAGGGACACAGAAAGCTATTCGGGTGCTCAAAATGTAGAAGAGCAACAAAAGGGTTCAACATCATATGATGATTATCATCATAAAATGGTGGAGAGAAGTGCAACGTGTTCACCAGCAGAGAGCTCTTCCTCCGGAGACCATGACCAACCCCCTCTTCACGGTGAGGAAGCTACTCAAATGGATGTTGACAACAACGATGACCCTTTTTTGGATTGGGAGAAAGTGGATATGTTCTTGGGATCAGAACCATGA
- the LOC114398388 gene encoding vacuolar protein sorting-associated protein 55 homolog produces the protein MFSASILLQILACAIYNNWWPMLSALMYVLVPMPCLFFGGGSTQFLMTRDGGGWIDAAKFLTGASAVGSLAIPIILKHAHMIETGAMLIELVSFFIFICTVLCFHQASLDDDW, from the exons ATGTTTTCAGCTAGCATTTTGCTTCAGATTCTG GCATGTGCAATATATAACAATTGGTGGCCAATGTTATCAg CTCTGATGTATGTGCTGGTTCCTATGCCTTGCTTATTCTTTGGAGGTGGATCCACTCAATTTCTAATGACCCGTGATGGTGGTGG TTGGATAGATGCTGCAAAATTTTTGACTGGAGCATCAGCTGTTGGGAGCTTAGCCATTCCTATCATTCTCAAGCACGCTCATATGATTGAGACAGGCGCGATGCTCATTGAGCTTGTATCATTCTTCATATTTATATGTACTGTTTTATGTTTCCACCAAGCCAGCCTTGATGATGATTGGTAA
- the LOC114399678 gene encoding probable UDP-N-acetylglucosamine--peptide N-acetylglucosaminyltransferase SPINDLY isoform X3 yields MLCYSYSFTLLPHSNFQNPNFFLEIFSSLPRFHFHCFFLRLVASIANSVTFFVQMAGADNGDGNGSERELAGNSDNGSVEVAEASVSDSGCEGNDSVSYANVLRSRNKFVDALAIYERVLESDGANVEALIGKGICLQMQNKGRLAYESFSEAIKVDPQNACALTHCGILHKDEGRLVEAAESYQKALQVDPSYKAAAECLAIVLTDIGTNIKLAGNTQDGIQKYFEALKVDPHYAPAYYNLGVVYSEMMQYDTALSFYEKAASERPVYAEAYCNMGVIFKNRGDLESAITCYERCLTVSPNFEIAKNNMAIALTDLGTKVKLEGDINQGVTLYKKALYYNWHYADAMYNLGVAYGEMLKFDMAIVFYELAFHFNPHCAEACNNLGVIYKDRENLDKAVECYQLALSIKPNFSQSLNNLGVVYTVQGKVDAAASMIEKAIIANPTYAEAYNNLGVLYRDAGDIARAINAYEQCLKIDPDSRNAGQNRLLAMNYIEEGHDDTLFEVHRDWGRRFMRLYSQYTSWDNSKDPERPLVIGYVSPDYFTHSVSYFIEAPLVYHDYSNFKVIVYSAVVKADSKTIRFREKVVNKGGIWKDIYGIDEKMVANMVREDQVDILVELTGHTANNKLGMMACRPAPIQVTWIGYPNTTGLPTIDYRITDSLADPPETKQKHVEELVRLPECFLCYTPSLEAGPVCPTPALSNGFVTFGSFNNLAKITPKVLQVWVRILCAIPNSRLVVKCKPFCSDSVRQIFLSTLEQLGLEPLRVDLLPLILLNHDHMQAYSLMDIRFHACSGFNLHDQVSNFCIFRKMDANATYISEIQ; encoded by the exons ATGCTCTGCTATTCTTATTCATTCACTCTGCTCCCTCACTccaactttcaaaaccctaattTCTTCCTCGAAATCTTCTCCTCCCTTCCCCGATTTCATTTCCACTGCTTTTTCCTTCGCTTGG TCGCTTCAATTGCGAATTCCGTCACATTCTTTGTGCAGATGGCAGGGGCGGATAATGGTGACGGCAACGGGAGTGAAAGGGAATTAGCGGGAAATAGCGATAACGGTTCTGTGGAAGTTGCAGAGGCTTCTGTTAGTGATAGTGGTTGTGAAGGGAACGACAGCGTTTCTTACGCGAACGTCTTGCGTTCGAGGAACAAGTTTGTTGATGCTCTTGCTATCTACGAGCGCGTGTTGGAGAGTGATGGTGCAAATGTAGAGGCGCTCATTGGAAAAGGAATATGCCTTCAGATGCAGAATAAGGGAAGGCTTGCGTACGAGAGTTTTTCTGAGGCTATCAAGGTGGATCCTCAAAATGCTTGTGCTCTAACGCATTGCGGCATTCTGCATAAGGACGAGGGTCGCCTTGTGGAGGCTGCTGAG TCATATCAGAAGGCTTTACAAGTGGATCCTTCATACAAAGCAGCTGCTGAATGCCTTGCCATTGTTTTAACAGATATTGGTACCAACATAAAGCTGGCAGGGAACACTCAGGATggaattcaaaaatattttgaggcCCTCAAAGTAGATCCGCACTATGCT CCTGCATACTATAATCTTGGTGTGGTCTATTCTGAAATGATGCAATATGACACAGCCCTCAGTTTCTATGAAAAGGCTGCATCAGAGAGGCCAGTCTATGCCGAGGCTTATTGCAATATGGgtgtgatttttaaaaatcgCGGTGATTTGGAATCGGCTATTACTTGTTATGAGAG GTGTTTAACTGTTTCACCTAACTTTGAGATTGCAAAGAATAATATGGCTATAGCATTAACAGATTTGGGAACAAAG GTTAAATTGGAGGGGGACATCAACCAAGGTGTGACTTTGTATAAGAAAGCTTTGTATTACAACTGGCATTACGCTGATGCTATGTATAATCTTGGGGTTGCTTATGGTGAGATGCTTAAGTTTGATATG GCCATTGTATTCTATGAACTTGCCTTTCACTTCAATCCCCATTGTGCGGAAGCTTGTAACAATCTCGGAGTTATATATAAAGATCGTGAAAACCTTGATAAAGCTGTAGAGTGCTACCAG CTTGCTTTGTCAATCAAACCTAATTTTTCACAGTCGTTAAATAACCTCGGTGTTGTATACACTGTCCAG gGTAAAGTGGATGCTGCTGCAAGTATGATTGAGAAAGCTATTATTGCAAATCCAACATATGCAGAGGCATACAATAACCTAG GAGTTCTTTATAGGGATGCTGGTGATATAGCTCGAGCAATTAATGCTTATGAGCAATGTCTTAAGATTGATCCTGATTCTCGAAATGCTGGCCAG AATCGCTTGCTTGCAATGAATTACATAGAGGAAGGACATGATGACACACTTTTTGAGGTTCACAG GGACTGGGGTAGGCGATTCATGAGACTATATTCACAGTACACATCATGGGACAACTCAAAAGATCCTGAACGGCCCCTAGTGATAGGCTATGTATCTCCTGATTATTTTACTCATTCTGTGTCATATTTCATAGAAGCGCCTCTTGTCTATCATGACTACTCCAATTTCAAAGTGATTGTTTATTCAGCAGTTGTCAAG GCAGATTCAAAAACCATTAGATTTAGAGAGAAAGTTGTAAATAAGGGTGGTATCTGGAAAGATATTTATGGAATTGATGAAAAGATGGTTGCCAACATGGTTAGAGAAGATCAAGTTGATATTTTGGTAGAACTTACTGGACATACTGCAAACAATAAATTGGGAATGATGGCATGCCGACCTGCACCAATTCAG GTGACTTGGATTGGTTATCCCAATACAACAGGATTGCCTACAATTGATTATAGAATCACTGATTCACTGGCAGACCCTCCTGAAACAAAGCAGAA GCATGTTGAGGAGTTAGTTAGGTTGCCAGAATGCTTCCTTTGTTACACCCCTTCCCTGGAGGCTGGTCCTGTTTGTCCAACTCCTGCTCTTTCCAATGGTTTTGTCACATTTGGTAGTTTCAACAATCTTGCCAAG ATTACACCCAAGGTATTGCAGGTTTGGGTGAGGATACTGTGTGCAATTCCGAATTCCCGCCTTGTGGTAAAATGTAAACCTTTTTGCAGTGACAGTGTGCGACAGATATTCCTTTCAACACTAGAGCAGTTAGGTTTAGAACCACTACGTGTTGATCTTCTGCCCCTTATTCTTCTTAACCATGATCATATGCAAGCCTATTCTCTGATGGACATCAG